From the genome of Shewanella sp. Choline-02u-19, one region includes:
- a CDS encoding YacL family protein, with the protein MEYDFLRNTMTGTAFARFSMDHEAMGFWLSEELGDNPEKHVEICQQLEKLQTGQLSDWRLIGKALSIEFDCEQVRVFANNIEEGEEEDAEMDESMSFYNGESEAFCGLEDFYAVLVNWRKFLDEY; encoded by the coding sequence ATGGAATACGATTTTTTACGCAATACAATGACCGGTACAGCATTTGCGCGGTTCAGTATGGATCATGAAGCGATGGGTTTTTGGTTGTCGGAAGAGCTTGGTGACAATCCTGAGAAGCATGTCGAGATCTGTCAGCAGCTTGAAAAGCTACAAACTGGCCAGCTAAGTGATTGGCGCTTAATTGGTAAGGCACTGTCGATAGAGTTTGATTGTGAACAGGTCAGAGTGTTTGCCAATAATATCGAAGAGGGCGAGGAGGAGGATGCTGAGATGGATGAATCAATGTCATTCTATAATGGAGAGTCTGAAGCATTTTGTGGTTTAGAGGATTTCTATGCGGTATTGGTCAACTGGCGTAAGTTTTTGGATGAATACTAG
- a CDS encoding response regulator: MGKPYSVLVIDDHPLLRRGICQLITSDSDFTLFGEAGSGLDALSAVAENEPDIVLLDLNMKGMTGLDTLNALRQEGVTSRIVILTVSDAKQDVIRLVRAGADGYLLKDTEPDLLLEMLKNAMLGHRIISENVKDYLSELNTSVNEQDWIENLTPRELEILKHLAEGQSNRVVAEQLHISEGTVKVHVKNLLRKANAKSRTEMAVRYLNQ, from the coding sequence ATGGGTAAGCCTTATTCAGTGCTAGTTATCGACGATCACCCGCTATTGCGTCGCGGGATCTGTCAGCTTATTACCTCAGACTCCGATTTCACTCTCTTTGGTGAAGCGGGAAGTGGGCTAGACGCACTTTCTGCCGTCGCTGAAAATGAGCCCGATATAGTGTTACTTGATCTCAATATGAAAGGGATGACAGGCCTCGATACACTCAATGCTTTGCGACAAGAGGGCGTCACCTCCCGTATTGTTATTTTGACCGTTTCGGATGCTAAACAAGATGTGATTAGACTGGTTAGAGCGGGTGCCGATGGTTATCTACTTAAAGATACCGAGCCAGATCTGCTGCTTGAGATGCTAAAGAATGCCATGTTAGGACATCGTATTATTAGCGAGAATGTTAAAGACTACTTATCTGAGCTAAATACCTCAGTTAATGAGCAGGACTGGATTGAAAACCTAACACCAAGGGAGCTAGAGATATTAAAGCACCTTGCTGAAGGACAAAGTAACCGCGTGGTCGCAGAGCAGTTACATATAAGCGAAGGCACCGTTAAAGTACATGTAAAAAATCTACTTCGCAAAGCCAATGCTAAGTCACGTACAGAGATGGCTGTTAGATACCTAAACCAATAA